The Streptomyces sp. NBC_00286 nucleotide sequence ACCCCGACGCCACCGCGACGCCGCCGATCCCGGACCTGCGCCGCTACAAGGTGCCGCTGGGTGTCGTCGCCGTCTACTCGGCCTCGAACTTCCCCTTCGCCTTCTCGGTCGCCGGCGGTGACACCGCGAGTGCGCTCGCCGCGGGCTGCCCGGTCGTCGTCAAGGCGCACCCCGACCACCCGGCGCTGTCCGAGTTCGTGGCGGCGACGCTGCGGCGGGCCGCCGAGCAGCACGACATCCCCAAGGGCGTCGTCGGGCTCGTGCACGGCTTCGAGGCGGGCGTCGAGCTGGTCAAGCATCCGCTGGTGTCGGCGGCCGGCTTCACCGGTTCCGTACGGGGCGGTCGTGCCCTCTTCGACGCGGCTGCCGCCCGGCCCGTGCCGATCCCGTTCCACGGCGAGCTGGGGTCGCTGAACCCCGTCGTGATCACCGAGGCCGCCGCCGCCGAGCGGGCCGAGACGATCGGTACGGGGCTCGCGGGCTCCATGACGATGGGCGTCGGCCAGTTCTGTGTGAAGCCGGGGCTCGTGCTCGCGCCGACGGGTGCGGCCGGTGACCGGCTGGTGAAGTCCCTCACCGACGCGGTCAGCAACACCGACGCGGGTGTGCTGCTGGACCACCGGATGCGCGACAACTTCGTCGCCGGGGTTGCCGAGCGGGCCGAACTGCCGGACGTGGACGCTCCGGTGACGCCCGGTGCGGGGAGCGAGCACACGGTGAGTCCCGGGTTCCTGACCGTGCCTGCGCGTCGGCTGGCCGCCGAGGGGGAGCATGATCTGCTCCTGGAGGAGTGCTTCGGGCCGATCACCGTTGTCGCTCGGTACGAGGATGACTCGGAGGCCGGTGCTGTTCTCTCGCGGCTGCCGGGCAACCTCACCGCTACCGTGCACCTCTCCTCCGAGGAGGCGGAGGGGCAGGGCCGCGGGGCGGAGATCCTTGCCGAGCTGACGCCGCTTGCGGGGCGTGTGCTCGTCAATGGGTGGCCCACGGGTGTTGCTGTGGCTCCGGCTCAGCATCACGGGGGGCCGTACCCTGCGACGACGTCGACATCCACGTCTGTGGGGGGTACGGCTATTGAGCGGTGGCTGCGGCCCGTGGCGTATCAGAATGCGCCGGAGGCGCTTCTGCCCGCCGAGTTGCGGGATGACAACCCGCTGGGGCTGCCTCGGCGCTTTAACGGCCAGCTCGAGCGGTAGCGCTCCGCTAGGCGCGGGGAATGCGGTTGCGCCGTAGGGCGCGCGGTTAGCTGCGGACTGCGGGTCCGTCGTGGCTGGTCGCGCCCCGCGGCGGAGCCGCTAATTTCACAGCCCCGCGCCCCTGACGGGGCGCTGCTGTGGCCGCAGCTTGCCACAGTTCCGCGCCCCTTTCGGGGCCTGCGGCCCCTCA carries:
- a CDS encoding aldehyde dehydrogenase (NADP(+)), encoding MAAAPVWSVDPRTGKQREQVAVEATAQEVDTAVRAAHAARGALADRTVRSAFLRTAAELLEGAKEHLVEAADAETALGPVRLTGELARTCYQLRAFADIVDEGAFLDVVINHPDATATPPIPDLRRYKVPLGVVAVYSASNFPFAFSVAGGDTASALAAGCPVVVKAHPDHPALSEFVAATLRRAAEQHDIPKGVVGLVHGFEAGVELVKHPLVSAAGFTGSVRGGRALFDAAAARPVPIPFHGELGSLNPVVITEAAAAERAETIGTGLAGSMTMGVGQFCVKPGLVLAPTGAAGDRLVKSLTDAVSNTDAGVLLDHRMRDNFVAGVAERAELPDVDAPVTPGAGSEHTVSPGFLTVPARRLAAEGEHDLLLEECFGPITVVARYEDDSEAGAVLSRLPGNLTATVHLSSEEAEGQGRGAEILAELTPLAGRVLVNGWPTGVAVAPAQHHGGPYPATTSTSTSVGGTAIERWLRPVAYQNAPEALLPAELRDDNPLGLPRRFNGQLER